In 'Nostoc azollae' 0708, the following are encoded in one genomic region:
- the recQ gene encoding DNA helicase RecQ → MLKYPQLEKALKYHFGYDQFRPGQRQIIEDALQNRDLMVVMPTGGGKSLCFQLPALLKSGLTVVVSPLIALMQDQVEALRNNNISATFLNSSLNFYKVRSREEAIMNGKVRLLYIAPERLISDKFLPLLDVVKEKIGIANFAIDEAHCVSEWGHDFRPEYRQLILLKKRYPDVTTTALTATATDRVRVDIIQQLGLKQPSVHIASFNRHNLYYEVRSKNQRAYAELLEIVRENKGSGIIYCLTRKKVDELTFKLQNDKIAALPYHAGLSDDERSKNQTRFIRDDIRVMVATIAFGMGINKPDVRFVVHFDLPRNLESYYQESGRAGRDSEPSRCTLFFSFGDVKTIEWSINQKTDLQEKLIAKQQLRQVIDYAEGTDCRRTIQLAYFGERFPANCGNCDNCLYPKPVQNWTIEAMKFLSCVARCKERYGMLYIIDVLRGAKNQKITLNKHDQLSTYGIGKDKTLDEWRILGRSLLHQGLLEQTTDGYSVLKLNALSWEVMRKQRSVSIAVPIAQKISLEEGNAKAAEVEVLMHRLRSLRKQLADEQAVPPYVIFHDSTLKLMAQIQPKTLHEFGKLSGVGSHKLAQYGDRFLAEIQAYCQQQSLQPQKTNPVYYAPVDNFPSDTESTTLKLYEQGFNIQEIAQKRNVKTSTIIQHLSDLIEKNQSIDLNQLIPLERQKKIWQVLDVLGDIALKPIKDYLGESYSFNEIRLVKAKWQRENRKT, encoded by the coding sequence ATGCTTAAGTATCCCCAACTAGAAAAAGCCTTAAAATATCACTTTGGTTATGATCAATTTCGTCCTGGACAAAGGCAAATTATCGAGGATGCGCTGCAAAATCGGGATTTAATGGTAGTGATGCCGACTGGTGGGGGTAAATCTTTGTGCTTTCAATTACCTGCACTGTTGAAATCAGGTTTAACTGTGGTCGTGTCACCATTGATAGCATTGATGCAAGACCAAGTCGAAGCACTGCGAAATAATAACATTTCTGCCACATTTCTCAATAGTAGTCTTAACTTCTATAAAGTTCGATCTCGTGAAGAGGCGATTATGAATGGTAAAGTTAGGTTGCTCTATATCGCCCCAGAACGTCTAATTAGTGATAAATTTCTTCCACTTTTAGATGTAGTTAAAGAAAAAATTGGTATCGCTAACTTTGCTATTGATGAAGCCCATTGTGTTTCCGAATGGGGACATGACTTTCGTCCAGAATATCGTCAGTTAATTTTATTAAAAAAACGCTATCCTGATGTTACCACTACTGCCCTCACTGCCACAGCGACAGACCGGGTGCGTGTTGATATTATTCAACAATTAGGATTAAAACAACCCAGTGTTCACATTGCCAGCTTTAACCGCCATAATCTTTATTATGAAGTCAGATCTAAAAATCAACGTGCTTATGCTGAATTATTAGAAATAGTTAGAGAAAATAAAGGTTCAGGAATTATTTATTGTTTAACTAGAAAAAAAGTTGATGAACTAACTTTTAAACTGCAAAATGACAAGATTGCAGCCTTGCCTTATCATGCGGGATTAAGTGATGATGAACGTTCCAAAAATCAAACTCGATTTATTCGGGATGATATACGGGTAATGGTAGCGACAATTGCTTTTGGTATGGGAATTAATAAACCTGATGTGCGGTTTGTTGTTCACTTTGATTTACCCCGTAATTTAGAAAGTTATTATCAAGAATCTGGTCGTGCTGGTAGAGATAGTGAACCTTCACGATGTACGCTATTTTTTAGCTTTGGCGATGTTAAAACTATTGAATGGAGTATTAATCAAAAAACAGATCTCCAAGAAAAGTTAATTGCTAAACAACAGCTGCGTCAAGTAATTGATTATGCAGAAGGCACAGATTGTAGACGCACAATTCAATTAGCATATTTTGGAGAAAGATTTCCTGCTAATTGTGGAAATTGTGATAATTGTCTTTATCCCAAACCTGTACAAAATTGGACAATTGAAGCGATGAAGTTTTTATCTTGTGTTGCACGGTGTAAAGAAAGATATGGAATGTTGTATATTATTGATGTGTTGCGGGGTGCGAAAAATCAGAAGATTACCCTCAATAAACATGATCAACTTTCTACCTATGGAATAGGTAAAGATAAAACATTAGATGAGTGGAGAATATTGGGGCGCTCACTTTTACATCAAGGTTTATTAGAACAAACCACAGACGGTTACTCTGTTTTGAAACTTAACGCCTTGAGTTGGGAAGTAATGCGAAAACAGCGTTCAGTTTCCATTGCTGTTCCCATCGCCCAAAAGATTAGTTTAGAAGAAGGAAATGCCAAAGCTGCGGAGGTAGAAGTTCTCATGCACAGGTTGCGATCACTCCGTAAACAACTCGCTGATGAACAAGCTGTTCCACCTTACGTCATCTTCCATGATTCTACCCTAAAACTAATGGCGCAAATACAACCAAAAACCTTACATGAATTTGGTAAGCTTTCTGGTGTAGGTAGTCATAAATTAGCCCAATACGGTGATAGATTCTTGGCAGAAATTCAAGCCTATTGTCAACAACAAAGTTTACAGCCACAAAAAACCAATCCAGTGTATTATGCACCAGTTGATAACTTTCCCTCTGATACTGAATCAACCACATTAAAACTATATGAACAAGGCTTCAATATTCAAGAAATCGCCCAAAAACGTAATGTTAAGACTTCCACAATTATCCAGCATTTATCAGACCTAATTGAAAAAAATCAATCTATAGATTTAAATCAATTAATACCTTTAGAACGACAGAAAAAAATCTGGCAAGTCTTAGATGTATTAGGTGATATTGCCCTCAAACCCATTAAAGATTATTTAGGTGAAAGTTATAGTTTTAATGAAATTCGTTTAGTGAAAGCCAAATGGCAACGGGAAAACCGCAAAACTTAG
- a CDS encoding S-methyl-5'-thioadenosine phosphorylase, with amino-acid sequence MTLAQIGIIGGSGLYKMEALKDVESLELQTPFGAPSDAVILGTLVGTRVAFLARHGRNHTLLPTELPFPANIYAMKQLGVKYLISASAVGSLKAEAKPLDMVVPDQFIDRTKNRISTFFGEGIVAHIAFGEPICKNLAGVLADAIASLNLTDVTLHRGGTYVCMEGPAFSTKAESNLYRSWDATVIGMTNLPEAKLAREAEIAYATLALVTDYDCWHPDHDSVTVDMVIANLQRNAVNAQKVIEETVKRLSENPPVSDAHSALKYAILTNLGNAPTATKDKLAFLLQKYL; translated from the coding sequence ATGACACTAGCACAGATTGGGATTATTGGTGGCAGTGGGTTATACAAAATGGAAGCCCTTAAAGATGTGGAATCTTTAGAACTTCAGACACCTTTTGGCGCACCATCAGATGCAGTAATTCTGGGGACTCTGGTGGGAACAAGAGTGGCTTTCTTAGCTCGTCATGGTCGTAACCATACGCTATTACCTACGGAGTTACCCTTTCCCGCTAATATTTATGCTATGAAGCAATTAGGTGTGAAATACTTAATCTCTGCCAGTGCAGTTGGTTCATTGAAAGCAGAAGCGAAACCACTAGATATGGTAGTGCCAGATCAGTTTATTGACAGAACAAAAAATCGCATCTCTACGTTTTTTGGTGAAGGAATTGTGGCGCATATTGCTTTTGGTGAGCCTATTTGCAAAAATTTGGCTGGAGTTTTAGCTGATGCGATCGCTTCTTTGAATTTAACAGATGTTACTCTCCATCGTGGTGGTACTTATGTGTGTATGGAAGGCCCGGCATTTTCTACCAAAGCAGAATCAAATCTTTATAGAAGTTGGGATGCAACAGTCATTGGCATGACCAACTTGCCAGAAGCAAAGTTAGCTAGAGAAGCGGAAATAGCTTATGCTACCTTGGCTTTAGTTACCGATTATGATTGTTGGCATCCAGATCACGACAGTGTGACCGTAGATATGGTAATTGCTAATTTACAGCGGAATGCAGTAAATGCTCAAAAGGTAATTGAAGAAACTGTGAAGCGTCTCAGTGAAAATCCCCCTGTGAGTGATGCACATTCCGCCTTGAAATATGCAATTTTAACCAACTTAGGCAATGCACCCACAGCTACGAAGGATAAATTGGCTTTCTTGTTGCAGAAATATTTGTAA
- a CDS encoding ROK family protein, whose protein sequence is MTLILALDFGGTKLAAATVEAGSREWLDYENRLSPANADALSDIEIMRSLIDSVLGRCKPDAIGVSFGGPVDAATGLVRLSHHVPGWENIPLKQLLEEEYNVPVSVDNDANVAAVGEHRFGAGQGYDSLFYITISTGVGGGWILNGKPWQGAGGMAGEIGHIVVDPTGPVCLCGKRGCVERLASGPYMAQNARELLEKEAHNSPTSTRGEILKYLVGNDLDLITGQIVSAAAAHGDELAREVLYKAAWALGVGIGNVANLMNPQRFVLGGGVTKAGDSFWATVRKVAQETALPEVNFEVVRALLGDDAPLWGAVALGLDVVK, encoded by the coding sequence ATGACATTAATATTAGCTCTTGATTTTGGTGGGACTAAACTAGCAGCAGCCACAGTGGAAGCTGGCTCTAGGGAATGGTTGGACTATGAAAATCGCCTTTCACCTGCAAATGCAGATGCTTTGAGTGATATCGAAATTATGCGATCCCTCATTGATTCTGTGCTAGGTAGATGTAAACCCGATGCTATTGGTGTGAGTTTTGGGGGACCAGTAGACGCAGCCACCGGACTTGTCCGACTTTCTCATCATGTTCCTGGTTGGGAAAATATTCCCCTTAAACAACTGCTAGAAGAAGAATATAACGTTCCTGTCAGTGTGGATAATGATGCTAATGTCGCTGCTGTCGGTGAACATCGCTTTGGGGCTGGACAGGGATACGACAGCTTATTTTACATCACTATCAGTACAGGTGTGGGTGGTGGTTGGATACTCAATGGTAAACCTTGGCAGGGTGCAGGTGGCATGGCGGGGGAAATTGGACATATAGTTGTAGATCCCACTGGGCCAGTATGTCTGTGTGGAAAGCGGGGATGTGTAGAACGTTTAGCCTCCGGTCCTTATATGGCACAAAATGCAAGGGAACTTTTGGAGAAAGAAGCTCATAATTCCCCAACCAGCACCAGAGGAGAAATACTTAAATATTTAGTAGGTAACGATTTAGACTTAATTACCGGGCAAATAGTGAGTGCAGCAGCAGCACATGGCGACGAATTAGCCAGAGAAGTATTATATAAAGCCGCTTGGGCATTAGGTGTAGGTATTGGTAATGTGGCTAACTTGATGAATCCCCAACGCTTTGTTTTAGGTGGTGGTGTCACCAAAGCCGGGGATAGTTTTTGGGCTACAGTACGCAAGGTAGCACAGGAAACCGCATTACCAGAAGTAAATTTTGAGGTAGTGCGCGCATTATTGGGGGATGATGCCCCGTTGTGGGGGGCTGTGGCCTTGGGTTTGGATGTTGTGAAGTAA
- a CDS encoding sucrase ferredoxin yields MNHFFCCDYSRQLGEDIIGSATNYQTYILVESLQPWMSEAFQSKLVPDNLRVLVEEVQRSKLSIRFLLIANDQSHKLEQTTLLIYQKQEGLSNGYHKQEFKLPNIEQAAGVVRKWLSGGKPDYQIETSITRDILVCTHGSHDQCCARYGNPFYFYAKSTISDLQLDDVRVWRSSHFGGHRFAPTAIDLPEARYYGVLDQDSFRSILTRTGDIGFLHKVYRGWGLLASTLQILEREIILRQGWDWLNYKVAGKILEQSMDNNTMLADLTYENPAGSLYTYQAKLVKDAVKTQVLKSSCHATQESLVVKYAVANLWLVDRKLASTTGQN; encoded by the coding sequence ATGAATCATTTTTTCTGCTGTGACTATTCCCGGCAACTAGGAGAAGATATTATTGGTAGTGCTACAAACTACCAAACTTACATTTTAGTAGAATCTCTACAACCTTGGATGTCAGAAGCATTTCAGTCAAAATTGGTTCCCGATAACTTGCGGGTGTTAGTTGAAGAAGTACAGCGGAGTAAATTATCCATCAGGTTTCTATTAATTGCTAATGATCAATCACATAAACTAGAACAAACTACATTATTGATTTATCAAAAACAAGAGGGTTTAAGCAATGGCTACCACAAGCAAGAATTTAAATTACCAAATATTGAACAAGCAGCTGGAGTTGTGAGGAAATGGTTATCAGGTGGAAAACCTGATTATCAAATAGAAACAAGTATCACCAGAGATATTTTAGTTTGTACACATGGTAGCCATGATCAGTGTTGTGCAAGATATGGCAATCCTTTTTACTTTTATGCTAAAAGTACTATTTCTGATTTGCAATTGGATGATGTAAGAGTTTGGAGATCCAGCCATTTTGGAGGACATCGGTTTGCACCCACAGCTATAGATTTGCCAGAAGCAAGATATTATGGTGTCCTGGATCAGGATTCCTTTAGATCAATTTTAACCAGAACAGGTGATATTGGATTTTTGCATAAAGTTTATCGTGGTTGGGGACTTTTAGCATCAACATTACAGATTTTGGAAAGAGAAATAATTCTCCGTCAAGGATGGGATTGGTTGAACTATAAAGTAGCAGGTAAAATCTTAGAGCAAAGTATGGATAATAATACAATGTTGGCAGATCTAACCTATGAAAACCCTGCTGGTTCTCTCTATACTTACCAAGCTAAACTTGTAAAAGATGCAGTGAAAACTCAAGTGTTAAAGAGTTCTTGTCATGCGACACAAGAATCATTGGTTGTTAAATATGCTGTAGCTAATCTTTGGCTGGTTGATAGAAAACTAGCTAGTACCACAGGGCAGAATTAA